A single genomic interval of Mucilaginibacter robiniae harbors:
- the pyrE gene encoding orotate phosphoribosyltransferase, whose product MFNKNEIEQQVAEFLLQIKAIKLQPNNPFTWASGWKSPIYCDNRVTLSYPAIRTYIRQKLSLMVQEEFGSVGCIAGVATAGIPQGALVAQELGLPFVYVRSKPKDHGTGNLIEGEVMPGKRVAVIEDLISTGKSSLQAIDALRDAGYEVAGLAAIFSYGFDVADENFKKAKCRFVTLSNYQALLKFAEEKQYIHPDSIALLNEWRVNPSEWGK is encoded by the coding sequence ATGTTTAATAAAAATGAGATTGAACAGCAAGTGGCTGAATTTCTGCTGCAAATTAAAGCAATTAAATTACAACCCAACAATCCTTTTACCTGGGCATCGGGTTGGAAATCGCCTATTTACTGCGACAATCGGGTAACCCTATCCTACCCTGCTATCCGTACTTACATCCGTCAAAAACTGAGCCTAATGGTACAGGAAGAATTTGGTTCGGTAGGTTGCATTGCCGGTGTAGCTACCGCAGGCATTCCGCAAGGAGCCTTAGTAGCACAAGAACTAGGCTTGCCGTTTGTTTATGTTCGCTCAAAACCTAAAGATCATGGTACCGGCAACTTAATTGAAGGTGAAGTAATGCCGGGTAAGCGCGTTGCGGTGATTGAAGATTTAATATCAACCGGGAAAAGCAGTTTGCAAGCAATAGATGCACTACGTGATGCAGGTTACGAAGTAGCAGGGTTGGCTGCCATTTTCAGCTATGGTTTTGATGTGGCTGACGAGAACTTCAAAAAAGCCAAATGCCGGTTTGTAACTTTATCTAACTACCAGGCACTGCTTAAATTTGCTGAAGAAAAGCAATACATTCACCCAGATAGCATTGCATTGCTTAACGAATGGCGGGTTAACCCATCAGAATGGGGCAAATAA
- a CDS encoding NUDIX hydrolase yields MAQKYRIYINQKVILLTEGAPAHSENYEQLDAQTFDLKKIYAQLNNSHQQLYYFVLCKDAKAFLRKIKKSVTVIEAAGGLVKNQKGDYLFIFRNGKWDIPKGKLEKGEKPKQSAVREVEEECGIAIGKCGDKIINTYHVYTMKGEVVLKKTYWYKMKYKGKAKLVPQTEEGITDVKWLSKNDIATVTSNTFPSIIDVLWKRDLLIDIPTPLLE; encoded by the coding sequence ATGGCTCAAAAGTACAGAATTTATATCAACCAGAAAGTGATTCTATTAACAGAAGGGGCTCCGGCTCATTCGGAAAATTATGAACAGCTTGATGCGCAAACCTTTGACTTGAAAAAAATATATGCGCAACTGAATAATAGCCATCAGCAGCTGTACTATTTTGTGCTGTGTAAAGATGCTAAAGCTTTTTTACGAAAAATTAAAAAGAGCGTAACTGTAATTGAGGCTGCCGGTGGTTTGGTTAAAAATCAGAAAGGTGACTATTTATTTATTTTCAGAAACGGCAAATGGGATATACCTAAGGGCAAACTGGAGAAAGGTGAGAAACCTAAACAAAGCGCCGTACGCGAGGTAGAGGAAGAATGTGGTATTGCTATCGGCAAATGTGGGGATAAAATCATCAATACCTACCATGTGTACACTATGAAGGGGGAGGTGGTACTGAAAAAGACCTACTGGTATAAAATGAAATATAAAGGCAAAGCCAAACTAGTGCCGCAAACCGAAGAAGGGATTACTGATGTGAAGTGGCTAAGCAAAAACGATATTGCCACCGTTACCAGTAATACATTTCCATCTATTATTGATGTATTATGGAAGCGTGATTTGCTTATAGATATTCCAACGCCTCTGTTGGAATAA
- the coaD gene encoding pantetheine-phosphate adenylyltransferase, with protein MKVALFPGSFDPVTKAHVDIVKRSVSLFDKLYIGIGVNSNKQGFLTISQREQMLRAVFEHEPKIHVIAYEGLTVDFCKSISAGYMIRGIRTVSDFEYEKAIAQMNHALAPDIESIFIVSKPGYSSISSTIVREILRHQGDVSQFIPTEALEYL; from the coding sequence ATGAAAGTTGCCCTGTTTCCGGGTTCGTTTGATCCGGTTACCAAAGCCCACGTGGATATTGTAAAACGCTCAGTAAGTTTGTTCGATAAGTTATACATCGGCATTGGGGTAAACAGCAACAAGCAAGGTTTTTTAACCATCAGTCAGCGTGAGCAAATGCTGCGTGCCGTATTTGAGCATGAACCCAAAATTCATGTTATTGCTTATGAAGGCTTAACGGTAGATTTTTGCAAAAGTATTAGTGCCGGTTACATGATTAGAGGTATCCGTACTGTATCAGACTTTGAATATGAAAAAGCCATCGCCCAGATGAATCACGCACTGGCACCCGATATTGAAAGTATCTTTATTGTAAGCAAACCCGGCTATTCTTCCATCAGTTCCACCATCGTGCGCGAAATTTTACGCCATCAAGGCGATGTAAGTCAGTTTATTCCAACAGAGGCGTTGGAATATCTATAA
- a CDS encoding alpha/beta hydrolase family protein produces MNMLYLAPMQRKAIHLIILAIWFTGQVSAQQTHPKNSPKDFGFTVFSIKGRLDSIHFIVSDTVFKQKKPIFLFSQGSLPTALFWKEDATHTWQQFLPFLYKPYLKDYRFVIISKPAIPVFTYSADPNYLYLDPVTHKTPQAYFDRSYLDYYVSQANEVINYLAKQKWVDATKIVICGHSQGSKVVAKVGAINPHVTQVVYLSGNPLGRYDQNIRQLRKDALWGKISNQEAQQQIDTLYTQWATINQKPNDTHSAGGDTNKAWISFSKPSLNYLLKIKVPLFIGYGTADNTADYCDLLPLDFIRLGKHNYTLKPYLGYDHNFFQATYDEEGRRISNREHWDDVAKDVFDWLKTQPTVKRR; encoded by the coding sequence ATGAATATGCTTTATTTAGCGCCTATGCAGCGTAAAGCTATTCACCTTATCATTTTAGCCATATGGTTTACGGGGCAAGTTTCTGCCCAGCAAACACATCCTAAAAATTCGCCTAAAGATTTTGGCTTTACCGTTTTCAGCATTAAGGGTAGGTTAGACAGCATCCATTTTATTGTGAGCGATACCGTCTTTAAACAAAAAAAGCCTATATTCCTATTCAGTCAGGGCTCATTACCTACTGCTTTATTCTGGAAGGAAGATGCTACACATACCTGGCAGCAGTTTTTGCCTTTCTTATACAAACCCTATTTAAAAGATTATCGCTTTGTCATTATCAGCAAACCAGCCATCCCGGTTTTTACCTACTCGGCCGACCCCAACTATTTGTACCTTGATCCGGTAACCCATAAAACACCACAAGCATATTTTGACAGAAGCTACTTGGATTATTACGTAAGCCAAGCCAATGAAGTGATTAATTATTTAGCTAAACAAAAATGGGTAGATGCTACTAAAATCGTAATCTGCGGTCATTCGCAGGGCAGTAAGGTAGTGGCTAAAGTAGGCGCCATTAATCCACACGTAACGCAAGTGGTTTATTTATCGGGTAATCCCTTGGGAAGGTACGACCAGAATATACGGCAACTACGCAAAGATGCCCTTTGGGGTAAAATAAGCAACCAGGAGGCGCAGCAACAAATAGATACTTTATACACCCAATGGGCTACCATCAACCAGAAGCCTAATGATACACATAGTGCAGGCGGTGACACGAATAAAGCATGGATCAGCTTTTCTAAACCATCCTTAAATTATCTACTTAAAATTAAAGTTCCGTTATTTATTGGCTATGGCACGGCTGATAATACCGCCGATTATTGCGACTTACTGCCCCTAGATTTTATACGACTAGGTAAACATAACTATACATTGAAACCTTACCTTGGGTACGACCACAACTTTTTTCAAGCCACTTACGATGAAGAAGGTCGTAGAATTTCGAATCGGGAACATTGGGATGATGTAGCCAAGGATGTATTTGATTGGCTGAAAACCCAGCCTACTGTTAAACGCCGTTAA
- a CDS encoding zinc dependent phospholipase C family protein has translation MQRIFLLWLSIILLLCCSSWGFYAHYRLNRLAIFTLPKGMAGFYEANREYLTAEAISPDRRRYVDSTEAAHHFFNADHYGRDPFHTVPQKWNDAAKKYTADTLNKYGTLPWAIQYQYYKLVAAFKAHDTSAILHHSVYLGHYVADACVPLHLTQNYDGQLTHQAGVHALWESRLPEQFGNQYNWYAGKAHYLENPLWQAFIICRGSFKCADTVLRTEHKLHLTFPDSLKYALMQRGNRKVKDYSVAYCKAYNQALHGMVQRRLRTAILNIGSYWFSAWVDAGQPNLNKLIVSPPSAADRAAIIREENLYKAGKIAPLPDYGLINKTLEGKGTLREN, from the coding sequence ATGCAACGCATTTTTTTACTCTGGCTAAGCATCATTCTTTTATTATGTTGCTCTTCATGGGGGTTTTATGCACATTACCGGCTCAATAGGCTGGCTATATTTACGCTCCCGAAAGGTATGGCTGGCTTTTATGAGGCTAACCGGGAGTATCTTACAGCTGAGGCCATCAGTCCTGACCGCCGCCGCTATGTAGATTCAACAGAAGCGGCCCACCATTTTTTCAATGCCGACCATTATGGCCGCGACCCGTTTCATACTGTGCCGCAAAAATGGAACGACGCTGCTAAAAAATACACAGCCGATACACTGAATAAATATGGTACCCTACCCTGGGCCATACAGTACCAATACTACAAGCTGGTAGCTGCTTTCAAAGCACATGACACCAGTGCTATTCTGCATCATTCGGTTTACCTGGGCCATTATGTGGCCGATGCCTGCGTACCGTTGCACCTTACACAAAACTACGATGGGCAGCTTACCCACCAAGCCGGCGTTCATGCCCTTTGGGAAAGCCGCCTGCCTGAGCAGTTTGGTAATCAATACAACTGGTATGCAGGTAAAGCTCATTACCTGGAAAATCCACTCTGGCAGGCATTCATTATTTGCAGAGGTTCATTTAAATGCGCCGACACCGTTTTACGTACGGAACATAAGCTTCATCTTACCTTTCCTGATAGCCTGAAGTATGCCCTTATGCAACGTGGTAACCGCAAGGTGAAAGATTACTCGGTAGCTTACTGTAAAGCTTACAACCAGGCCTTGCATGGCATGGTGCAACGTCGGTTACGGACAGCCATTCTAAACATTGGCAGCTACTGGTTTTCGGCTTGGGTAGATGCCGGGCAACCCAACTTAAATAAACTGATAGTCAGCCCACCATCTGCTGCCGATCGTGCTGCTATCATTCGGGAAGAAAACCTTTATAAGGCCGGAAAAATTGCTCCCTTACCCGATTATGGCTTGATAAACAAAACGCTGGAAGGAAAAGGTACACTGCGTGAAAACTAG
- a CDS encoding DUF4397 domain-containing protein, translating to MKVFTSTFSKQALTRAGAVLLAFTMLVSCKKDDPYDFDGTYYAQVNFINASSDAGSASLFIDDVQRTPNAVAYGNASGYNKCYAGQQTATVQAGNNQTVVATSSVQLDANTNYTIFLAGQSGALSLIQVTDDMTAPSTGNAKVRFVNASSNASGASLTFGSTIIASNVNYTSGSAYSEIKAGSYAAVLVSGSTKVTNTAITLESGKIYTLYAKGVAGNTSSANALTIGIFQNK from the coding sequence ATGAAAGTATTTACATCTACCTTTTCAAAACAAGCTTTAACCCGTGCCGGTGCCGTTTTACTGGCTTTTACTATGTTAGTCTCGTGCAAGAAAGACGACCCCTATGACTTTGATGGCACGTACTATGCACAAGTAAACTTCATTAACGCTAGCTCTGATGCAGGCTCTGCTAGCCTTTTTATTGATGACGTTCAGCGTACACCTAACGCAGTAGCTTATGGCAATGCATCAGGGTACAATAAGTGTTATGCAGGCCAGCAAACAGCTACTGTTCAGGCAGGCAACAATCAAACTGTGGTAGCTACCTCAAGCGTTCAGTTGGATGCCAATACTAATTATACCATCTTTTTGGCAGGCCAAAGCGGCGCACTAAGCTTAATACAAGTTACTGACGATATGACCGCACCTTCAACCGGCAACGCTAAGGTACGTTTTGTAAATGCATCCTCTAATGCTTCAGGTGCCAGTTTAACATTTGGTTCTACTATAATAGCTTCTAATGTTAACTACACATCAGGAAGTGCCTATTCAGAAATTAAAGCAGGCAGTTATGCTGCAGTACTTGTTAGCGGTTCAACAAAAGTAACCAACACAGCTATAACACTGGAAAGCGGCAAAATATATACGCTATATGCCAAAGGGGTAGCAGGCAACACTTCGTCGGCCAATGCCCTGACTATTGGCATATTCCAAAATAAATAA
- the rpsT gene encoding 30S ribosomal protein S20, which produces MANHKSAIKRIRANAAKRLRNRYQAKTTRNAIKKLRSSTSKVEAAPLLNTVISMLDRLAKKNVIHKNKASNNKSKLTKFVNGLQ; this is translated from the coding sequence ATGGCAAATCATAAATCAGCAATAAAAAGAATTAGAGCCAATGCTGCGAAACGTTTACGCAACAGATACCAGGCTAAAACTACCAGAAATGCGATTAAGAAATTAAGAAGCAGTACAAGCAAAGTTGAGGCTGCTCCTTTACTGAATACTGTAATTTCAATGCTGGACCGTTTAGCTAAGAAAAACGTAATTCATAAAAACAAAGCTTCTAACAATAAGTCAAAACTGACTAAATTTGTTAACGGCTTACAATAA
- the radC gene encoding RadC family protein, translating into MEAYETKISIKAWAEEDRPREKLNSQGRRALSDAELIAILIGSGSRTESAVELSKRILHHYDNDLQKLGKVSVNELSRFKGIGEAKAISIIAALELGRRRGDTEVKIPETITGSNSVYQVMRRHLVDLNHEEFWILLLSRSCKIISKELISKGGLSGTVADPKIIFHIALQHQASSIILAHNHPSGNLKPSQQDIDLTKKIHQAGRILDIGVLDHLIITDGGYYSFADEGML; encoded by the coding sequence GTGGAAGCTTACGAAACCAAAATCAGCATAAAAGCCTGGGCTGAAGAAGATCGCCCGCGTGAAAAGCTGAACAGCCAGGGCCGACGTGCACTAAGTGATGCCGAACTGATTGCTATACTGATAGGATCGGGCAGTCGTACCGAATCGGCTGTGGAGCTGAGCAAACGTATTTTGCACCATTATGATAACGATTTGCAAAAGTTGGGTAAGGTTTCGGTAAATGAGCTTTCGCGTTTTAAAGGGATAGGCGAAGCTAAAGCCATATCTATTATTGCAGCACTGGAGTTGGGCCGCAGGCGTGGTGATACCGAGGTTAAAATACCGGAAACTATTACTGGCAGCAACAGTGTTTACCAAGTAATGCGCCGCCACTTGGTAGATTTAAATCATGAAGAGTTCTGGATATTGCTATTGAGCCGCAGTTGTAAAATTATTAGCAAAGAACTGATTAGCAAAGGCGGATTGTCGGGCACTGTGGCCGATCCTAAAATTATTTTTCATATTGCATTACAGCACCAGGCATCCAGTATTATCCTGGCGCATAATCATCCGTCGGGCAACCTCAAGCCCAGCCAGCAGGATATTGACCTGACTAAAAAAATACATCAAGCTGGCCGCATTCTGGATATTGGCGTGCTGGACCACCTTATTATTACTGATGGTGGTTACTACAGCTTTGCAGATGAAGGAATGTTGTGA
- a CDS encoding PAS domain-containing sensor histidine kinase produces the protein MESLNDGEFSFSHETIQRDFELLTKALDASMSGIVITDNQQPDNPIIYCNDAFERISGYVRREIIGRNCRFLQQEDRNQPEREIIRKALQKNENCYVEIRNYRKNGTLFWNELYLSAIKDNEGKTIYFIGVQNDISRRKKAELELRQQKDQMERQVQERTRTLKINEEYLSSIVQTVRESLIVLDPDSHVLSVNEHFLRTFKVTRAETEDRLLFELGDGQWNIPQLRELLEKILPTNNPVEDFEVEYDFPHIGKKLMLLNAHRIELEGEYKDRILIAIEDITERRSIEKRKDDFLSIASHELKTPLTTIKGYVQMMNKLMPENSNLRFKDLVGKTESYVNRLNNLITELLDVSKIQTGYIELHKENFDFNKMVYDAVEGIQAGTKTHHITIKGKATDSYLGDETQLVQVINNLLANAIKYSPNANEILVYLSLVSDYLKVSVTDYGMGISSEDQKKVFERFYRVGDIQQRFPGMGIGLYVCDQIVQRHGGSLWIESEKDKGSTFSFTLPLKERADA, from the coding sequence TTGGAAAGTTTAAATGATGGTGAATTTTCTTTCTCGCATGAAACTATACAGCGGGATTTTGAGCTGTTAACCAAAGCACTGGACGCCAGTATGTCGGGCATCGTTATTACAGATAATCAGCAGCCGGACAATCCTATTATTTATTGCAATGATGCGTTTGAGCGTATTTCAGGCTACGTACGTCGTGAAATAATTGGTCGTAATTGCCGGTTTCTGCAGCAAGAAGACCGTAATCAGCCCGAGCGGGAAATTATTCGCAAAGCGCTTCAGAAAAATGAAAATTGCTATGTGGAAATCAGGAACTACAGAAAGAACGGTACGCTGTTCTGGAATGAGTTGTACCTGTCTGCTATCAAAGATAATGAGGGTAAAACTATTTACTTCATTGGTGTACAAAACGATATAAGCCGACGCAAGAAAGCTGAGTTAGAATTACGCCAGCAGAAAGACCAAATGGAGCGGCAGGTGCAAGAGCGTACCCGTACCCTTAAAATAAATGAAGAGTACCTCTCCAGCATTGTACAAACGGTACGGGAAAGCCTGATTGTGCTTGATCCGGATAGTCATGTATTGAGTGTAAATGAACATTTTTTACGTACTTTCAAAGTAACACGGGCCGAAACGGAAGATAGACTGTTGTTTGAGTTAGGAGATGGCCAATGGAATATTCCGCAGTTACGTGAGTTGCTGGAAAAAATATTGCCGACCAATAATCCGGTTGAAGATTTTGAGGTAGAGTATGATTTTCCACATATCGGTAAAAAGCTTATGCTGCTTAATGCACACCGTATTGAACTGGAAGGTGAGTATAAAGATCGTATTTTGATTGCCATTGAAGATATCACCGAGCGCCGTTCTATCGAAAAGCGTAAAGATGATTTCCTGTCTATCGCCAGTCATGAGCTTAAAACGCCTTTAACTACGATAAAAGGTTATGTGCAGATGATGAACAAGCTGATGCCGGAAAATTCAAATCTGAGGTTTAAAGATTTGGTAGGTAAAACAGAAAGTTATGTTAACCGGCTAAATAACTTAATTACAGAGTTGCTGGATGTTTCCAAAATACAAACAGGATACATCGAGTTACATAAAGAAAACTTTGATTTTAATAAGATGGTATATGATGCCGTAGAAGGCATACAGGCTGGTACCAAAACACATCATATTACTATTAAAGGTAAAGCTACCGACAGTTATTTGGGAGATGAAACGCAATTGGTGCAGGTGATTAATAACTTGCTGGCTAATGCTATTAAATACTCTCCTAATGCTAACGAAATTTTGGTTTACCTATCTTTAGTAAGCGATTATTTAAAAGTGTCGGTTACAGATTATGGTATGGGGATCAGTTCCGAAGATCAGAAGAAAGTATTTGAACGCTTTTATCGGGTAGGTGATATTCAACAACGTTTTCCAGGTATGGGTATTGGCTTGTATGTATGTGATCAGATTGTGCAGCGGCATGGTGGCAGCTTGTGGATAGAAAGTGAAAAGGACAAAGGATCTACCTTTAGTTTTACCTTACCTTTAAAGGAAAGGGCTGACGCATGA
- a CDS encoding response regulator: MMQKKIVICDDDEGILDMLVLALESDEYLIIPEQNSLNLYSLIEQEKPDLLLLDLWMPVLSGDQVLRSLRSNLQTQSLPVVVMSASTDGPTIAANAGATDYIAKPFDLDQLNDKVNQVLQSGLVK, from the coding sequence ATGATGCAAAAAAAGATAGTTATTTGTGACGATGATGAGGGGATACTGGATATGCTGGTTTTAGCCCTTGAAAGTGATGAGTACTTAATTATACCCGAGCAAAACAGCTTGAACTTATACAGCCTGATTGAACAGGAAAAGCCCGACTTGTTGTTGCTGGATTTATGGATGCCGGTATTATCGGGCGATCAGGTTTTGAGAAGCTTGCGGAGTAATCTACAAACGCAATCATTGCCGGTTGTGGTGATGTCGGCCAGTACAGATGGGCCTACTATTGCGGCTAATGCGGGTGCTACCGATTATATAGCCAAACCTTTTGATCTGGACCAGTTGAATGATAAAGTAAACCAGGTTCTGCAATCAGGATTGGTAAAATAA